One genomic window of Desmospora activa DSM 45169 includes the following:
- a CDS encoding sugar ABC transporter permease, protein MVVVTLFPIVWTIGASLNPGTSLFSTQLIPEKATLTHYQYLLTDPNSSYLTWYKNSLKISFYTAILSVLLTSITAFAFSRYQFIGRKYTLMAFLVLQMFPSLMAMVAFYVLLNMVGLLDNHWGLILIYLGGQIPFNAWLMKGYMDTIPRGLDEAARIDGAGHLTVFFRIMMPLCTPILAVVFLFNFMAPMMDFLLPQIVLTSPENKTLAVGLFDMINDRFGQYYTRFAAGSVLVALPIAAVYLMLQRYFISGLTSGATKG, encoded by the coding sequence ATGGTAGTGGTGACGCTGTTTCCGATCGTATGGACGATTGGGGCCTCGCTTAACCCAGGAACCAGCCTCTTTTCCACTCAGCTGATTCCGGAGAAGGCGACCCTCACCCATTATCAATACTTGTTGACCGATCCAAACAGTTCGTATCTCACCTGGTATAAAAATTCGTTGAAGATCTCCTTTTATACCGCGATCTTATCGGTGTTGCTGACATCGATCACCGCTTTTGCTTTTTCCCGCTATCAGTTTATCGGGCGCAAGTATACATTGATGGCGTTTCTGGTGTTGCAGATGTTTCCCTCACTGATGGCGATGGTGGCCTTTTATGTGTTGCTCAATATGGTGGGGTTGCTGGATAATCACTGGGGTTTGATCCTGATTTATCTTGGGGGGCAGATTCCTTTTAATGCATGGCTGATGAAAGGATATATGGACACCATTCCCCGGGGATTGGATGAAGCGGCACGAATCGATGGAGCCGGCCATCTGACGGTCTTTTTCCGGATTATGATGCCGTTGTGTACCCCGATTTTGGCGGTGGTGTTTCTGTTTAACTTTATGGCGCCGATGATGGATTTTCTGCTGCCACAAATTGTATTGACCAGTCCGGAAAACAAAACATTGGCTGTGGGCTTATTCGATATGATCAATGATCGTTTCGGCCAATATTACACCCGCTTTGCCGCCGGTTCCGTCTTGGTCGCGCTCCCCATCGCCGCTGTTTACCTGATGTTGCAGCGCTACTTTATCTCTGGGCTGACCTCCGGTGCTACCAAAGGGTGA
- a CDS encoding sugar ABC transporter permease, whose translation MEPQRQPTTSRAGSWGKRNTAALLSVFSMGLGQLYNRQWIKGLLLLILQFSYIIVFRDIFNMGLWGIVTLGEKPFRDDSIMLMAEGLIAIFLILFGGLFYALNIRDAYQVGRMREEGSRPPGIWASFRAVTDKGFPYLIVFPSFLFLVFVVIYPLLFMMLIAFTNYDLYHSPPAKLVDWVGLDNFVALFQLDLWRNSFINVFSWTVVWTLVATTVQFALGLILAVLINQKRVKGKRFFRTVLILPWAVPPFVTIITWSALFNDDFGFINQMLTTMGIGAIPWLTDVFWTKVALLLIQFWLGFPFNMALCTGILQSISSDMYEAAEVDGATAFTKFRHITLPMVLYATAPLLIVQYAGNFNNFNVIYLFNQGGPAVPESTAGGSDILISWVYKLMFDISKFNYAAAISIVIGLIVMSLAAYQFTRTRSFNEEDMIQ comes from the coding sequence ATGGAGCCCCAGAGACAACCTACCACCAGCCGAGCCGGATCTTGGGGGAAACGGAATACAGCCGCACTGCTTTCCGTTTTTTCTATGGGTTTGGGCCAGTTGTATAACCGACAATGGATCAAAGGATTGCTGCTCTTGATCCTGCAATTTTCCTATATCATCGTTTTTCGCGATATTTTCAATATGGGTCTATGGGGGATTGTCACACTAGGGGAAAAACCGTTTCGGGATGATTCCATCATGTTGATGGCGGAAGGGTTAATCGCCATTTTCTTGATTTTGTTCGGGGGTCTGTTTTACGCCCTCAATATTCGCGATGCGTATCAGGTGGGGCGGATGCGGGAAGAAGGGTCGCGCCCGCCGGGTATTTGGGCTTCTTTCCGTGCAGTGACAGATAAAGGGTTTCCCTATCTGATCGTCTTTCCTTCCTTTTTGTTCTTGGTGTTTGTCGTTATCTATCCGTTGTTGTTTATGATGTTGATCGCCTTTACCAACTATGACCTCTATCACTCGCCGCCGGCGAAACTGGTGGATTGGGTGGGCTTGGATAACTTTGTGGCGCTGTTTCAGTTGGATTTGTGGCGAAATTCTTTTATCAACGTCTTTTCCTGGACCGTCGTGTGGACCTTGGTAGCAACGACGGTGCAATTTGCCTTGGGCCTGATCCTGGCAGTGCTGATCAATCAGAAACGGGTAAAAGGAAAGCGTTTTTTTCGCACCGTATTGATTTTGCCTTGGGCGGTACCACCCTTTGTTACCATTATCACCTGGTCGGCGCTGTTTAACGATGATTTCGGTTTTATCAATCAGATGCTTACAACGATGGGAATCGGGGCGATTCCATGGTTAACGGATGTGTTTTGGACTAAAGTGGCATTGCTTTTAATCCAATTTTGGCTGGGTTTCCCCTTCAATATGGCGCTATGTACTGGTATCTTACAAAGCATCTCCAGTGATATGTACGAAGCAGCGGAAGTGGATGGGGCGACTGCATTTACCAAGTTTCGCCATATCACGCTTCCCATGGTGCTGTATGCGACGGCACCGCTTTTGATTGTCCAATACGCCGGAAATTTCAATAACTTTAACGTGATTTATCTGTTTAACCAAGGGGGACCGGCAGTGCCGGAGTCGACGGCAGGAGGCAGCGATATCCTGATCTCCTGGGTGTATAAATTGATGTTTGATATTTCCAAGTTTAACTATGCCGCCGCCATCTCCATCGTCATCGGCCTGATTGTGATGAGTTTGGCCGCCTATCAGTTTACCCGCACCCGCTCCTTTAATGAGGAGGATATGATCCAATGA
- a CDS encoding extracellular solute-binding protein, which produces MKKWSQWLSVAVVMLLVLTACGPQDDGTDADGTGAEEKPQQLVIWENDEEIQVEHTKKMAAKFEEETGIEVKVIALKQDDQQQKLSLDGPAGKGPDLVTWPHDNNGEAVLKGLIRPLEVDREVTSAFIDPAIEAMTVEGELYGLPRVTENVALFYNKAILEEAPKSYEDLVAFAEDYTDTKQKQYGFLFEGTNFYFNYFLFDTMGGYIFKQGDGTYDADDIGLNSEGSVKGMEKLEELYQAKLIPTNLNADTLNGLFKEGKVGAVISGPWAVRDYQDAGIDFGVVPIPTVEGKQPITFSGVKGLYLSAYSEHPYWATELMKFLTSEEALKERYEDTGEIPPVQALLDDPLIKDDAIVSAFAEQSKHTVPMPNIPEMHQVWEPMNHAATFVAQGKQTPQQALDSAVKLVKDKIKAQQN; this is translated from the coding sequence ATGAAGAAGTGGAGTCAATGGTTGTCAGTCGCGGTGGTGATGTTACTGGTGCTTACCGCCTGCGGTCCCCAGGATGACGGAACGGACGCCGATGGTACCGGTGCGGAGGAAAAACCGCAGCAGCTGGTGATCTGGGAGAATGACGAGGAAATCCAGGTGGAACACACGAAAAAGATGGCTGCTAAGTTTGAGGAAGAGACCGGGATCGAGGTAAAGGTGATCGCACTGAAACAGGATGATCAACAACAGAAGCTAAGCCTTGACGGACCTGCCGGCAAAGGACCCGATCTGGTGACATGGCCCCACGACAACAACGGGGAAGCGGTGTTAAAGGGGTTGATCCGGCCATTAGAAGTGGATAGGGAAGTCACATCCGCCTTTATCGATCCTGCGATTGAAGCGATGACAGTGGAAGGTGAATTGTATGGATTGCCGCGGGTGACGGAAAATGTAGCCTTGTTTTACAACAAAGCGATTTTAGAGGAAGCGCCGAAAAGCTATGAGGACTTGGTCGCTTTTGCCGAGGATTATACCGATACCAAGCAGAAGCAGTACGGATTTTTATTTGAAGGAACTAACTTTTACTTTAACTATTTTTTGTTTGATACGATGGGTGGATATATCTTTAAACAAGGCGATGGGACCTATGATGCCGATGATATCGGTTTAAATAGTGAGGGTTCCGTCAAAGGCATGGAGAAACTGGAGGAGCTGTACCAGGCAAAATTGATTCCTACGAATCTTAACGCAGATACGTTAAATGGATTATTTAAGGAAGGAAAGGTAGGAGCGGTGATCAGCGGTCCTTGGGCGGTACGGGATTATCAGGATGCCGGGATCGATTTTGGGGTTGTACCAATTCCGACGGTGGAGGGAAAACAGCCTATCACCTTCAGCGGTGTCAAAGGACTGTATCTATCGGCATACAGTGAACATCCTTACTGGGCGACGGAGCTGATGAAGTTTTTAACCAGTGAAGAGGCGTTAAAAGAGCGGTATGAAGATACTGGGGAAATTCCGCCGGTACAGGCGCTGTTGGACGATCCCCTGATCAAAGATGATGCGATTGTTTCTGCCTTTGCCGAGCAGTCAAAACATACGGTGCCAATGCCCAATATCCCGGAAATGCATCAGGTGTGGGAGCCGATGAATCATGCCGCAACCTTTGTGGCCCAGGGCAAACAGACCCCACAGCAAGCGCTAGACAGCGCGGTAAAACTGGTGAAAGACAAAATCAAAGCCCAGCAAAACTGA
- a CDS encoding NAD(P)H-dependent flavin oxidoreductase, with amino-acid sequence MNHRLTQLLHIRYPIVQAGMAGGIATPQLAAAVSEAGGLGTLGAGYWNAEQLRQAIAVVRERTARPFAVNLFVTKTPDQEEDDGEKVKKRLGILRQRWGLSTTPQQGEMEDWRRLWSVVRQERVPVVSFAFGRPEAAEVKELQAGGTVVIGTATTVAEAVELEKIGVDALVVQGWEAGGHRGGFHRPNDESGIGLMALLPQVADRVQIPLIAAGGVMDGRGMVAAMVLGASGVQLGTAFLTCVESGAHPAYKQRVLQSDDESTHLTRSLTGKTARGIRNAMMKELESQGTWLPYPLQHQWTQEIRQAAQRANDSEWMSLWAGQASGMSREEKAGELIRRMMEEAETVRWN; translated from the coding sequence ATGAACCATCGTTTGACACAATTATTGCACATTCGTTATCCCATCGTACAGGCAGGGATGGCGGGAGGAATTGCCACCCCTCAGCTAGCGGCGGCGGTTTCGGAAGCGGGAGGATTGGGGACGTTGGGTGCCGGTTACTGGAACGCTGAGCAGTTAAGACAGGCGATTGCTGTGGTACGGGAACGGACAGCACGACCGTTTGCGGTAAATCTATTTGTAACAAAAACGCCCGATCAAGAAGAAGATGACGGGGAAAAAGTGAAAAAGCGACTAGGCATTCTCCGGCAGCGATGGGGACTTTCTACCACACCACAGCAAGGAGAGATGGAGGATTGGCGCCGGTTGTGGTCGGTGGTACGGCAAGAGCGTGTACCTGTGGTCAGTTTTGCATTTGGCCGACCAGAGGCGGCGGAAGTAAAAGAGTTGCAAGCAGGTGGGACGGTTGTGATCGGCACGGCTACTACAGTAGCGGAAGCGGTAGAATTGGAGAAAATCGGGGTAGATGCACTGGTGGTCCAAGGCTGGGAAGCGGGAGGACATCGCGGTGGATTTCATCGACCGAATGATGAGAGTGGGATCGGTTTAATGGCGCTGTTGCCCCAGGTGGCTGACCGGGTGCAAATCCCGCTGATTGCAGCTGGTGGGGTGATGGATGGTAGAGGAATGGTTGCGGCGATGGTGTTGGGGGCGTCAGGGGTGCAACTGGGGACGGCGTTTCTCACCTGTGTGGAAAGCGGCGCCCATCCGGCGTATAAACAACGGGTGTTGCAATCCGATGATGAAAGCACACATCTCACCCGTTCTCTGACCGGTAAAACGGCGCGGGGAATTCGCAATGCGATGATGAAAGAGCTGGAGTCCCAAGGCACATGGCTTCCGTATCCGCTTCAGCATCAGTGGACGCAAGAAATACGGCAAGCAGCCCAACGAGCCAATGATTCGGAGTGGATGTCGCTGTGGGCAGGGCAAGCCAGCGGGATGAGCCGGGAGGAAAAAGCGGGGGAACTGATACGCCGGATGATGGAAGAGGCGGAAACGGTACGGTGGAATTAG
- a CDS encoding DUF3307 domain-containing protein, with amino-acid sequence MLLLFLTFLLAHFAADFVFQGHRLIQLKKKHLHQGLALHSLCHLVITMLAVSLYTVIVGDPVDITWGTMAVAAFFVAILHYLIDWMKVASGKRFTNTIISAGLFLIDQLLHVISIIVVLHTMGLIRYSFAAFKADSLQFLFGHMIFSDPVKLMLLVIIFILVTQGAGYFLNILLRNLGPTPSLGKGTYSIADEQTQIKTYHNEQGEEAQEVITVKTERIYRDSPHHIGRYIGMIERVLIIIFIVQGIPHGMMFLIAVKSLARFKQFESKEFAEYYLVGSLSSALIALVFGYAVLRII; translated from the coding sequence ATGCTTCTCTTGTTTCTTACCTTTTTATTGGCGCATTTTGCAGCGGATTTCGTGTTTCAGGGTCATCGCCTGATTCAATTGAAAAAGAAACATCTGCATCAAGGGTTAGCCCTTCATTCGCTCTGCCATCTGGTCATCACCATGTTGGCTGTCTCCTTGTATACGGTTATCGTGGGAGATCCCGTTGATATTACATGGGGAACGATGGCAGTTGCTGCTTTTTTTGTCGCGATCCTTCATTATCTGATCGACTGGATGAAAGTGGCGAGCGGAAAGCGATTTACCAACACCATCATTTCCGCCGGGCTTTTCCTCATCGATCAACTCCTCCATGTGATCTCGATCATTGTGGTGCTTCATACCATGGGCCTTATCCGCTATTCGTTTGCGGCGTTTAAGGCGGATTCGCTTCAATTCTTATTTGGACATATGATCTTTTCCGATCCCGTCAAGTTAATGCTACTTGTCATTATTTTTATCCTGGTGACCCAGGGAGCCGGTTACTTTTTAAACATCCTCCTGCGGAATTTGGGGCCAACGCCTAGCCTGGGGAAAGGGACGTATAGTATTGCCGATGAACAGACCCAGATCAAAACATATCACAATGAGCAGGGAGAAGAAGCACAGGAAGTCATCACCGTGAAGACGGAAAGGATCTACCGAGATTCTCCCCATCATATCGGCCGCTATATCGGCATGATTGAACGGGTGCTCATCATCATTTTTATCGTACAAGGGATTCCCCATGGCATGATGTTTCTGATCGCAGTGAAATCCCTGGCTCGCTTTAAGCAATTTGAAAGCAAAGAGTTTGCCGAATATTACCTCGTCGGCAGTTTATCCAGCGCCTTGATCGCCCTAGTTTTCGGGTATGCGGTGCTGCGGATTATTTAG
- a CDS encoding SatD family protein, whose amino-acid sequence MPQTCICIAGDVKKSRQMEGQHLITALQQCEDKLNKSFSEELLIPFAVRNGDEIVGVLKEFPQGYLAAKTMMEELRGKGIHLYIGLGLGELESTQATIHTMNGTAVYHAFQARDHFLKQQHQQAKPWLLGEDASSFFFYDEAVPYQALNALTYSIWEKIVHRSEKQQNVIRLIQENPQFSYEQIGKKLGYKSAKSTVSYLLSRAHYPLVQAMEASLMQLLHRLQAGYLTGRS is encoded by the coding sequence TTGCCGCAAACTTGTATTTGTATTGCTGGAGATGTAAAAAAGTCGAGACAAATGGAGGGTCAGCATCTCATTACAGCGTTACAACAATGTGAGGACAAGCTGAACAAATCCTTCTCAGAAGAGCTTCTCATTCCCTTTGCTGTAAGAAACGGAGATGAAATCGTCGGTGTTCTCAAAGAATTTCCCCAAGGGTATCTCGCTGCTAAAACGATGATGGAAGAGCTAAGGGGAAAAGGGATTCATCTGTATATCGGGCTGGGTCTTGGGGAACTGGAGTCGACACAAGCGACGATTCACACCATGAACGGAACCGCTGTCTACCATGCGTTTCAGGCCAGAGACCATTTTTTGAAGCAACAGCATCAACAAGCCAAACCTTGGCTGCTGGGAGAGGATGCCAGCTCGTTTTTCTTTTATGATGAAGCGGTTCCCTACCAAGCGCTTAACGCCCTCACCTACTCCATTTGGGAGAAGATTGTTCATCGCAGTGAAAAACAGCAAAACGTGATTCGGCTGATTCAGGAAAACCCCCAATTCAGCTATGAACAAATTGGAAAAAAGCTGGGTTATAAATCAGCCAAGTCGACGGTGAGCTATTTGTTATCTAGAGCCCATTATCCGCTCGTTCAGGCGATGGAGGCTAGCTTGATGCAGTTGTTGCACCGATTGCAAGCAGGATATTTGACAGGGAGGTCTTAA